A section of the Larus michahellis chromosome 1, bLarMic1.1, whole genome shotgun sequence genome encodes:
- the PTHLH gene encoding parathyroid hormone-related protein: MFTKLFQQWSFAVFLLSYSVPSYGRSVEGISRRLKRAVSEHQLLHDKGKSIQDLRRRIFLQNLIEGVNTAEIRATSEVSPNPKPATNTKNYPVRFGSEDEGRYLTQETNKSQTYKEQPLKASGKKKKAKPGKRKEQEKKKRRARSTWLNSGMYGSGMTESPLLDNSVTTHNHTLR; this comes from the exons ATGTTCACTAAACTCTTCCAGCAGTGGAGTTTCGCAGTGTTTCTGCTGAGTTATTCCGTGCCCTCTTACGGGAGATCAGTAGAGGGGATCAGCCGCAGACT cAAACGGGCTGTATCAGAGCACCAGCTGTTGCATGACAAGGGCAAGTCAATCCAAGACTTACGAAGAAGAATATTCCTTCAAAATTTAATTGAAGGTGTCAACACTGCAGAAATCCGTGCAACTTCAGAGGTTTCACCTAACCCTAAGCCTGCTACCAACACGAAGAACTACCCTGTCCGATTTGGTAGTGAAGATGAGGGCAGATACCTAACTCAGGAGACAAACAAATCACAGACCTACAAGGAGCAGCCTCTGAAGGCAtcggggaagaaaaagaaagcaaagcctgGAAAACGTAaggaacaagagaagaaaaagaggcgAGCCCGCTCGACTTGGCTAAATTCTGGCATGTACGGAAGTGGCATGACCGAGAGCCCACTCTTGGACAACTCTGTTACTACACATAATCACACTTTAAGGTAA